The proteins below come from a single Portunus trituberculatus isolate SZX2019 chromosome 2, ASM1759143v1, whole genome shotgun sequence genomic window:
- the LOC123502650 gene encoding LOW QUALITY PROTEIN: WD repeat-containing protein 47-like (The sequence of the model RefSeq protein was modified relative to this genomic sequence to represent the inferred CDS: inserted 1 base in 1 codon), whose translation MPAVQRRGSGCPASAAPGPEYKLVRHEVRRASLEGAATPHGVGEAREEVLARLDQLFEDLAVTRRDGRHCEVGRRPSNTAGTARRPSSMVVPERRPSAAAGAERRHSGAWATERRPSGQSASSGMATRRPSGGVAAPRRASTNGTAVVAPEGGSACFRSPPRGDLFSPGGASGPAVLRRPSAVAAATATGSGEEERPEDGVAARXGYRRDSLEVEALLGRRVSLYDAVIPEEGRGGPHARLSPARTLRPSPSRTTTPPRTMPSRATPPRTTPPRTTPPRTSPSRGTTPPRASPERTCLTRVNQGVLLTAPSTGDAPLDCFFPPQQSGKDGGGDAGGAKPRFLAVTALEDVQAVRCAEFHPSGRFYAVGSNSKTLRICAYPKLSDLREDHTTYQPTVLYKRTKHHKGSIYCLAWSPLGDLIATGSNDKTVKLMRFNPDACSMDGQEIELAMHDGTVRDMCFVEDTTNKSSLLISGGAGDCKIYVTDCATGTPFQALSGHTGHILALHTWGGAMFVSGSQDRTVRFWDLRTRGCVNVITPAATPTKPGAPVASLCVDPSGRLLVTGHEDAVCCLFDVRGSRIIQAFRPHGADVRSIRFSPSAYYLLTAGYDNKLVLTDLQGDLTLPLPSVVVAEHQDKVISGRWHPADFTFISTSADKMCTLWALPPV comes from the exons atgccTGCAGTGCAGCGGCGCGGCAGTGGGTGTCCGGCCAGCGCGGCCCCTGGCCCTGAGTACAAGCTGGTGCGGCACGAGGTGAGGCGCGCCTCCCTGGAGGGCGCCGCGACGCCCCATGGCGTGGGCGAGGCCCGGGAGGAGGTGCTGGCGCGCCTGGACCAGCTGTTCGAGGACCTGGCCGTCACCCGCCGTGACGGCCGCCATTGCGAGGTGGGGCGCCGCCCCAGCAACACGGCGGGCACTGCGCGGCGCCCCTCCAGCATGGTGGTGCCGGAGCGGCGCCCCAGTGCCGCGGCGGGTGCCGAGCGGCGGCACAGTGGCGCCTGGGCGACAGAGCGACGCCCCAGTGGACAGAGTGCGTCTAGCGGCATGGCAACACGGCGCCCCAGCGGCGGGGTGGCGGCGCCACGGCGCGCCAGTACCAACGGCACCGCCGTGGTGGCACCGGAGGGCGGGTCAGCATGCTTCCGCAGCCCGCCGCGCGGTGACCTGTTTTCGCCGGGCGGTGCGTCAGGGCCCGCCGTGCTGCGCCGCCCCTCCgcagtggcggcggcgacggcgacgggaagtggggaggaggagaggcctgAGGATGGCGTGGCGGCCC GGGGGTACCGGCGGGACTCCCTGGAGGTGGAGGCGCTGCTGGGGCGGCGCGTGTCCCTGTATGACGCTGTGATCCCTGAGGAGGGGCGCGGTGGCCCCCATGCCAGGCTGTCCCCAGCCCGTACCCTGCGCCCCTCGCCCTCCAGGACCACCACGCCTCCCCGGACCATGCCCTCCCGTGCCACGCCACCCCGCACCACGCCGCCGCGCACCACGCCGCCACGCACCTCCCCTTCACGGGGCACCACGCCTCCCCGCGCCTCACCGGAGCGCACGTGCCTCACGCGCGTCAACCAGGGCGTGTTGCTCACCGCCCCCAGCACCGGCGACGCGCCCCTAGACTGCTTCTTCCCGccccagcag AGCGGCAAGGATGGCGGGGGTGACGCGGGGGGTGCCAAGCCTAGGTTCCTGGCGGTCACAGCGCTGGAGGACGTGCAAGCGGTGCGGTGTGCGGAGTTTCACCCGTCAGGAAGGTTCTACGCTGTGGGATCTAACTCCAAGACGCTCAGGATATGTGCCTACCCCAAGCTGTCTgacttgag AGAGGACCACACCACGTACCAGCCCACAGTTCTGTACAAGAGGACCAAGCACCACAAGGGGTCTATCTACTGTCTGGCCTGGAGTCCCCTTGGTGATCTCATTGCTACAGGATCCAATGACAAAACAGTGAAGCTAATGAGATTCAACCCTGATGCCTGCAGTATGGATG GCCAGGAGATCGAGTTGGCAATGCATGATGGGACAGTTCGGGACATGTGCTTTGTTGAGGACACTACCAACAAgtcctctcttctcatctcggGCGGCGCTGGTGATTGCAAGATATACGTGACAGACTGCGCTACTGGGACACCCTTCCAGGCTCTCTCCGGCCACACTG GCCACATCCTCGCTCTGCACACGTGGGGCGGGGCAATGTTTGTGTCAGGCAGTCAAGATCGCACTGTCAGGTTCTGGGATTTAAGAACCAGAGGATGTGTAAATGTCATCACTCCCGCTGCTACTCCTACCAAgcca GGCGCTCCTGTGGCCTCCCTGTGTGTGGACCCATCTGGCAGACTCTTGGTGACGGGACACGAGGATGCTGTGTGCTGCCTGTTTGACGTGCGGGGCTCCAGAATTATTCAAGCATTTAGACCACACGGAGCTGATGTCAGGTCTATAAGGTTCTCCCCCTCAGCTTACTATCTTCTGACTGCTGGCTATGACAACAAGCTCGTTCTAACAGACCTCCAGG GTGACTTGACCCTGCCTCTGCCGAGCGTGGTTGTGGCGGAGCATCAAGATAAGGTCATATCAGGCCGCTGGCACCCCGCAGATTTCACCTTCATCTCAACTTCCGCTGATAAGATGTGTACATTGTGGGCTCTTCCTcccgtgtag
- the LOC123502684 gene encoding uncharacterized protein LOC123502684: protein MPRGTHHPRGRRDEVDKSSYDGEDDDGWCLGNCLASLLQWPVMLAAAIIVPVFGITFIVMGSVYINSCQIERYVPIWLIVQGVVMLFGIGTGGVIKKINQRSSSSSSSTLMKILGFTVSVATAAWFIAGNVWVYKAWSQNPDYAHYWFENGCDMSLFRVAFWGIIILDALFGVSLVVAIVAFLLRGCRR, encoded by the exons ATGCCACGAGGGACACACCACCCCAGGGGACGCCGTGATGAGGTGGATA aAAGCAGCTacgatggtgaagatgatgacgGCTGGTGCctcg GTAACTGTTTGGCCTCCTTGCTCCAGTGGCCTGTGATGTTGGCAGCAGCAATCATAGTACCAGTTTTCGGCATAACTTTTATAGTAATGGGCAGTGTGTACATCAATTCGTGCCAGATTGAGCGCTATGTACCCATTTGGCTCATTGTGCAAG gtgtCGTCATGCTGTTCGGAATAGGCACAGGCGGAGTGATTAAGAAGATAAATCAAAGatcgtcgtcctcttcctccagtacCCTTATGAAGATTTTGGGATTCACTGTGTCGGTTGCTACTGCTGCCTGGTTCATTgctg gcaacGTGTGGGTGTACAAGGCGTGGTCACAGAACCCAGACTACGCCCACTACTGGTTTGAGAACGGTTGCGATATGTCCCTGTTCCGCGTGGCGTTCTGGGGCATCATCATACTGGACGCACTGTTTGGGGTGTCATTAGTGGTAGCGATCGTGGCGTTCCTCCTTCGTGGCTGTAGGAGGTAA